The following proteins are co-located in the Armatimonadota bacterium genome:
- the gatC gene encoding Asp-tRNA(Asn)/Glu-tRNA(Gln) amidotransferase subunit GatC has translation MSISLDEVKHIAKLARLELTAEELSAFQGELNALLGHFQDVNLVDVTGFLPKPHAVALQNIMSMDVVRHGLRREDALRNAPTSKAGLFVVPTIIED, from the coding sequence ATGAGCATTTCGCTCGATGAAGTCAAGCATATTGCAAAGCTGGCCCGGTTGGAACTTACCGCCGAAGAGCTTTCTGCGTTCCAGGGTGAGCTGAATGCGCTCCTGGGGCACTTTCAAGACGTCAACCTTGTTGACGTGACGGGCTTTTTACCAAAGCCTCATGCTGTCGCGCTCCAAAACATCATGTCCATGGATGTTGTCCGCCATGGATTGCGCCGAGAAGACGCACTTCGCAATGCGCCAACGAGCAAAGCTGGGCTGTTTGTGGTTCCCACCATCATCGAGGACTAA
- the gatA gene encoding Asp-tRNA(Asn)/Glu-tRNA(Gln) amidotransferase subunit GatA, whose protein sequence is MLNKLSATSLAAKLSARELTVSDVVQEHLAAIDANDSKLGTFLTRADEGQIEAQVSAAQAMVDAGTAGPLTGIPVAIKDNISTEGLRTTCASKILENYIPPFDATVIKKLKSAGAIIVGKTNLDEFAMGGSNEHSAFFPARNPWDTTRSPGGSSGGSAAAVAGRLTPISLGSDTGGSIRQPASLTGIVGYKPTYGMVSRYGLVAFGSSLDQIGPFARTVEDAAALATVISGHCELDSTSLPGNGLDFSTLKSGSLKGVRFAAPKEFFGEALDAGVAAKVQEVIELLRREGAVVDEVSVPEIAQGVTTYYIIAPAEASSNLARFDGVRYGPREMPTATHDLTEVTRGRLFGHEVKARIMMGTYVLSAGYYDAYYLRAQQVRGKMVASFEALYQNYDFVIGPTSPIPAFKIGELQNDPMAEKLVDLCTIPANMGGFPAVSLPCGLSNGLPVGVQLMGKVCDDARMMSIAFALESALAFSDEPNLN, encoded by the coding sequence ATGCTGAATAAACTTTCTGCAACGTCCCTTGCGGCGAAACTCTCCGCACGTGAACTGACGGTTTCCGATGTCGTTCAGGAGCATCTTGCGGCCATCGACGCGAACGATTCCAAGCTTGGAACATTTCTCACTCGAGCGGATGAGGGGCAGATCGAAGCTCAAGTCAGTGCTGCCCAAGCCATGGTTGACGCTGGCACGGCAGGACCGCTCACCGGAATTCCAGTCGCGATCAAAGACAACATCTCGACTGAAGGATTGCGGACGACATGCGCAAGCAAAATCCTAGAGAATTACATCCCGCCGTTTGATGCGACTGTCATCAAAAAGCTGAAATCTGCGGGTGCGATCATCGTTGGGAAAACCAATCTCGATGAGTTTGCGATGGGCGGCTCCAACGAGCACTCCGCCTTCTTCCCGGCCCGAAACCCTTGGGACACAACACGATCCCCTGGCGGTTCATCCGGTGGTTCGGCTGCTGCTGTCGCAGGGCGATTAACCCCAATATCTCTGGGATCCGACACGGGTGGATCAATCCGGCAACCCGCCTCTTTGACTGGAATTGTCGGCTATAAGCCGACTTACGGAATGGTGTCGCGATATGGTTTGGTCGCATTCGGCTCTTCGCTCGATCAAATCGGACCCTTCGCCCGAACAGTCGAAGATGCGGCGGCACTCGCAACTGTAATTTCTGGGCATTGTGAATTGGATTCGACCTCGCTTCCTGGAAATGGCCTCGACTTTTCAACCCTGAAATCAGGAAGCTTGAAGGGTGTTCGATTCGCGGCTCCAAAAGAGTTCTTTGGTGAGGCACTTGATGCTGGAGTTGCCGCGAAGGTCCAAGAAGTGATCGAACTCTTGCGGCGGGAAGGTGCGGTCGTCGACGAAGTTTCCGTTCCAGAAATCGCTCAGGGCGTAACGACTTATTACATCATCGCTCCGGCCGAAGCCAGTAGCAATCTGGCACGGTTCGATGGCGTGCGTTATGGGCCGCGGGAAATGCCGACCGCAACGCACGACCTCACAGAAGTCACCCGAGGGCGACTCTTCGGTCACGAAGTTAAGGCGCGAATCATGATGGGCACCTACGTTCTGAGCGCGGGCTATTACGATGCGTATTACTTGCGCGCCCAGCAGGTCCGTGGAAAGATGGTGGCTTCATTCGAGGCGCTGTACCAAAATTACGATTTTGTGATTGGTCCGACATCACCGATTCCAGCGTTCAAGATTGGCGAACTGCAAAACGATCCGATGGCGGAAAAGCTAGTCGACCTTTGCACCATTCCGGCGAATATGGGTGGATTCCCGGCGGTTTCGTTGCCTTGCGGGCTCTCGAACGGACTGCCAGTCGGTGTGCAACTGATGGGCAAAGTGTGCGATGATGCGCGCATGATGAGCATTGCGTTCGCCCTCGAAAGCGCACTAGCATTCAGCGACGAACCCAACCTAAACTAG
- a CDS encoding nucleotidyltransferase family protein, with protein MKAIVMAGAKLREPDASELGLVWRCEVPVKGRPMVDHVLDALKPNFEPIVIGGPERHDVCWIEGGHTLLENFKKGLDATDEQRLMVVGSDIPFIQPEDLQRFYDHADPLAAINYPIVETSEIDRAFPGMKRTVLSLKEGTFTGGNAFVVDRFLMNRILPTIEKTFEARKSPIKLGQVLGMRTLMLVLKTQFFKGSVSISELESQVGKSLGAKVKAITGQAPAIAADIDTTEHFAWVRTL; from the coding sequence ATGAAGGCTATCGTGATGGCGGGGGCAAAACTGCGCGAACCTGATGCCAGCGAGCTCGGGCTGGTTTGGCGGTGCGAAGTGCCGGTCAAAGGGCGCCCGATGGTTGACCATGTTCTCGATGCGCTCAAGCCAAATTTTGAACCAATTGTCATCGGAGGGCCAGAACGGCACGATGTTTGCTGGATAGAAGGTGGACACACGCTCCTTGAAAATTTTAAGAAAGGGCTGGACGCAACCGATGAGCAACGGTTGATGGTGGTGGGGTCAGATATCCCATTCATCCAGCCAGAAGACCTTCAGCGATTCTACGATCATGCCGATCCGTTAGCAGCGATTAACTATCCGATTGTAGAAACGAGCGAGATCGACCGTGCGTTTCCGGGCATGAAGCGCACGGTACTTTCTCTGAAAGAAGGCACTTTTACGGGTGGGAACGCCTTCGTCGTCGACCGATTCTTAATGAACCGGATTCTGCCGACGATCGAAAAGACTTTCGAAGCGCGAAAGAGTCCGATAAAACTCGGTCAGGTGCTGGGGATGAGAACGCTGATGCTGGTTCTCAAAACGCAGTTCTTCAAGGGTTCAGTATCGATTTCTGAACTCGAAAGCCAGGTTGGCAAGTCGCTTGGAGCGAAGGTGAAAGCGATCACCGGGCAAGCCCCAGCAATTGCAGCAGATATTGACACAACTGAGCATTTTGCCTGGGTCCGAACTCTCTAG
- a CDS encoding SufS family cysteine desulfurase → MATTSQQALVNQIRAEFPILGRSVRGKRLAYLDNAATTQKPQSVIDATAKFYSDQNANIHRAVHELSEISTQIYDTVRAEFARFVCAPDADSVIYTKGCTESINLVASSWAEPNLEPGDVILVSHMEHHANIVPWQVAAERKGATVVPIAITDSGEIDLEDLQSKLKEHRVRLVAVKHVCNTLGTVNPVRQIVEMAHSSGALVLVDGAQALAHEEIDLTELDADFYTFSSHKAYGPTGLGFLYGRKSLLKQMRPYQVGGDNIKIVSFEKTSFADLPNKFEPGTPNIAGIAGFAAALEFLQRIEVSNSNSAARVHEQKLLELATAGLLEIPGVRIIGSAPNKAPVISFVCEWGHPHDVGTILDQHGVAVRTGHHCCMPLMKRMAVPATTRASFAVYNDEEDVEQLLVAVRSARNLLWN, encoded by the coding sequence ATGGCCACAACCTCCCAGCAAGCGCTGGTGAATCAAATCCGCGCCGAATTCCCGATCCTAGGGAGATCGGTGAGAGGCAAACGACTGGCCTATCTCGACAACGCTGCGACCACCCAAAAACCCCAGTCGGTGATCGACGCGACCGCAAAATTTTATTCCGATCAGAACGCGAATATCCACCGGGCCGTTCATGAGCTTAGCGAGATTTCGACTCAAATCTACGACACAGTTCGGGCCGAGTTTGCTCGTTTCGTATGCGCTCCAGACGCGGACTCGGTGATTTACACCAAGGGGTGTACTGAGTCGATAAATCTGGTGGCAAGCAGTTGGGCGGAGCCCAACCTTGAACCCGGAGACGTGATTCTGGTCTCGCACATGGAGCACCATGCAAACATCGTGCCCTGGCAAGTCGCGGCCGAGCGGAAGGGCGCCACAGTTGTGCCGATTGCGATCACCGATTCGGGCGAAATTGATCTCGAGGATCTTCAGTCCAAACTTAAGGAACACCGAGTACGACTGGTCGCGGTCAAGCATGTTTGCAACACCTTGGGCACGGTCAATCCCGTTCGCCAGATCGTTGAAATGGCGCACTCCTCGGGAGCATTGGTGTTGGTGGATGGCGCGCAAGCATTAGCGCATGAAGAGATCGATCTGACTGAGCTTGATGCTGACTTCTATACTTTCAGTTCGCACAAGGCGTACGGCCCAACCGGGCTAGGATTCCTTTATGGTCGGAAGTCGCTTCTGAAGCAGATGCGGCCCTACCAAGTCGGCGGGGATAACATCAAAATCGTCAGTTTTGAAAAGACTTCGTTCGCCGATCTGCCCAACAAATTTGAGCCTGGCACTCCAAACATTGCGGGCATTGCGGGTTTTGCTGCGGCTCTAGAGTTCTTGCAGCGGATCGAAGTTTCGAATTCAAATTCAGCCGCCCGAGTGCACGAACAGAAGCTGCTCGAACTCGCGACAGCTGGGTTATTAGAGATTCCCGGCGTCCGGATTATCGGGAGTGCGCCGAACAAGGCTCCTGTGATCAGTTTCGTTTGTGAATGGGGCCACCCGCATGATGTCGGGACGATCCTAGATCAGCACGGAGTGGCAGTGCGCACGGGCCACCACTGTTGTATGCCACTTATGAAGCGTATGGCAGTTCCGGCGACAACTCGGGCGAGTTTTGCCGTGTACAACGACGAAGAGGATGTCGAGCAACTCCTCGTAGCGGTCAGGTCGGCAAGGAATCTACTTTGGAATTAA
- a CDS encoding SUF system NifU family Fe-S cluster assembly protein, with protein MELNELYQEVLLDHNKRPRNYGSLPEATHNADAVNPLCGDEVHLHLVVDGDTVSDVRFEGSGCAISVASASMLTEAIKGMKVEEVRDLAKRFRDVLVEKKQDDLGDLEVFTGVQNFPMRVKCATMAWHTAVEALEGV; from the coding sequence TTGGAATTAAACGAGCTTTATCAAGAAGTGTTGTTGGATCACAACAAGCGGCCCAGAAACTATGGGTCACTGCCGGAAGCCACTCACAATGCCGATGCCGTCAATCCGCTCTGCGGGGACGAGGTGCACCTGCACCTCGTTGTGGATGGGGACACCGTCAGCGACGTTCGGTTCGAAGGGAGCGGCTGCGCGATCAGCGTGGCAAGCGCGAGCATGCTCACCGAAGCCATCAAGGGAATGAAGGTGGAAGAGGTGCGCGATTTGGCGAAGCGATTCCGCGACGTTCTGGTCGAAAAGAAGCAGGATGATCTCGGAGATTTGGAAGTTTTTACGGGAGTGCAGAATTTCCCGATGCGAGTGAAATGCGCCACGATGGCCTGGCACACGGCCGTCGAAGCGCTTGAAGGAGTTTGA
- a CDS encoding DUF59 domain-containing protein produces the protein MPEPIDTTTIQERTLNTIQKSLLENDVVEALREIYDPELPVNIYDLGLIYDIDVADNADVLVTMTLTSPACPVAESLPGEVQDAVNQVAGVRDGRVNLVWDPPYSLDRMPEHIQLELGLM, from the coding sequence ATGCCAGAACCTATTGACACCACAACAATCCAGGAGAGAACCCTGAATACCATCCAGAAGAGCTTGCTGGAAAACGATGTGGTGGAAGCCCTTCGCGAAATCTATGACCCAGAACTTCCGGTCAACATCTACGACCTTGGCTTGATTTACGACATCGACGTTGCGGACAACGCTGACGTGTTGGTCACCATGACTCTGACCTCACCCGCCTGTCCTGTCGCAGAGTCATTGCCCGGGGAAGTGCAGGACGCGGTCAATCAAGTTGCGGGAGTCAGGGACGGCCGAGTGAATTTGGTTTGGGACCCCCCATATAGCCTCGATCGGATGCCTGAGCACATTCAACTTGAATTAGGCTTGATGTAA
- a CDS encoding Rrf2 family transcriptional regulator, which yields MKVSAQKEYGLRCLLAIANKGAGATMTIPELSEAEGMSQPYVGKLMSILRKGGYVTSTRGQIGGYCLASPASEIKLSAVLAELGGRLFSEDFCDRHPGIQEQCAHLHDCALNGLWAKVQAVVDEVLSQATLQDLVDRKFDVFSNVDRESTIPVMQ from the coding sequence ATGAAGGTTTCTGCGCAAAAAGAATATGGGCTAAGGTGCCTGCTGGCAATTGCCAACAAGGGCGCTGGTGCGACTATGACCATTCCGGAACTGAGTGAGGCTGAAGGAATGAGCCAGCCCTATGTGGGGAAGCTGATGTCGATCTTGAGAAAGGGAGGCTATGTGACCAGTACTCGCGGGCAGATTGGTGGATATTGCTTGGCGAGCCCAGCGAGCGAAATCAAGCTATCGGCGGTTTTGGCTGAACTTGGAGGACGACTCTTCTCGGAAGACTTTTGTGATCGGCATCCTGGGATTCAAGAGCAGTGCGCGCACCTTCACGACTGCGCGTTGAACGGACTTTGGGCAAAGGTGCAAGCCGTGGTTGACGAGGTTCTTTCCCAAGCGACGCTACAAGATTTGGTAGACCGCAAGTTCGACGTCTTCTCCAATGTCGATCGAGAAAGCACCATACCTGTAATGCAGTGA
- a CDS encoding iron-sulfur cluster assembly accessory protein, producing MLARKGQPGDFIRVGVNGGGCSGFEYLIKIESVQRESDLELMIGEVKFVCDPKSAKFLSGALLKSSGNLIGGGLTFENPNAERSCGCGTSFTPKS from the coding sequence ATGCTGGCACGCAAAGGCCAGCCGGGCGATTTCATTCGAGTCGGAGTCAATGGTGGCGGATGCTCCGGGTTTGAATATCTCATCAAGATCGAGTCGGTCCAGCGAGAAAGTGATCTCGAACTGATGATCGGTGAAGTGAAGTTCGTGTGTGACCCAAAGAGCGCAAAGTTTCTTTCTGGAGCATTGCTCAAATCCTCTGGGAACTTGATCGGTGGTGGCTTGACTTTTGAAAATCCGAATGCCGAAAGAAGCTGTGGCTGCGGCACTAGCTTCACCCCGAAGTCCTGA
- a CDS encoding DUF488 domain-containing protein, translating to MPLLSVGYGKDNFDALIERLAPFRISHLADVRTNPYSRYQTDFRGKEFEDAVNKSGIKYVFLGDRLGGKPSDPEVMTDGEIDWQKVRHSVWYVEALDKLVEAAENDKNRICLMCGCGMPGECHRGTKLCEYLLERGLDTLHILPNGETILQSELRLQWLSQPALF from the coding sequence ATGCCGCTACTTTCAGTTGGTTACGGCAAAGACAATTTTGATGCGCTCATCGAGCGTTTGGCACCGTTCAGAATCAGCCATCTCGCCGACGTGCGAACCAATCCTTATTCACGGTATCAAACCGATTTCAGAGGTAAGGAGTTCGAAGACGCGGTCAACAAATCCGGCATCAAGTACGTGTTCTTGGGTGACCGGCTTGGAGGCAAACCGAGCGATCCAGAAGTGATGACCGATGGTGAAATCGACTGGCAGAAAGTACGCCACTCGGTTTGGTATGTCGAGGCTTTGGACAAGCTTGTGGAAGCGGCAGAAAACGATAAAAATCGAATCTGCCTGATGTGTGGATGCGGAATGCCAGGGGAGTGCCACCGTGGAACAAAGCTGTGCGAATACCTTCTGGAGCGCGGCCTCGATACCCTGCACATCCTGCCAAACGGGGAAACGATTCTCCAAAGCGAATTGCGCTTACAGTGGCTCTCGCAACCGGCTTTGTTCTAA
- the uvrC gene encoding excinuclease ABC subunit UvrC codes for MPASNKNKAHIDERLKLLPAQPGCYIYRDAEGSVLYVGKAISLKSRVRSYFQKSTRHSSRIERLVFKIADIEWIVVESEVEALVLECNLIKQHRPPYNVRLRDDKSYPYILLTKEKFPRVIFTRQVKKGGGKYFGPYTSSYAVRDTIKLLHKSFPLIPCGKSWSGRAEQRPCLYYHMGQCLAPCAGMADPAEYAVVVGKVQDFLQGKDEGILDNLQEEMSAAAEELDFERAAQLRDQITALSRIQERQRVLSTDEEDRDVVAVVKDDRGAAVQMLYIRHGKLVGQRQFMLDGAAEANPVEAVQEFVKQYYSDAAEVPREILLPVEIEERNIVQQWLRQKRGAAVSIDVPRTGEKARLVDLAAQNAEQALEAFKREIDAKEAWAEEAMQQLYESIGLPELPMRIEGYDISNIQGTAPVGSMVVVENGQAMPSEYRRFKVRFHPESPNDFAMMHEVITRRLRAYLDGDPKFSKLPELIMIDGGRGQLAAALKARDQLNLSVPMVGLAKKQELIVVPTKVKDVELSPQEKLRRGSYVYDEGQEAGYAYNDLELPMMSPGLLMLRKLRDEAHRFALSFHRKLREKRAHGSVLDEIPGIGPRRRRLLLRTFGSSEAIRRATVEEIAAVPTITLVLAKKIHDFLNEP; via the coding sequence ATGCCCGCCTCCAACAAGAACAAAGCCCACATTGACGAGCGGCTGAAACTGCTTCCAGCCCAACCTGGGTGTTACATCTATCGTGACGCCGAAGGATCGGTTTTGTACGTCGGAAAGGCGATCTCACTCAAATCTCGGGTCCGGTCGTATTTTCAAAAGTCCACTCGGCATAGTTCTCGTATCGAGCGGTTGGTCTTCAAGATCGCGGACATCGAGTGGATTGTTGTTGAGTCCGAAGTTGAGGCGCTCGTTCTCGAGTGCAATCTCATCAAACAGCATCGCCCGCCATATAACGTTCGGCTTCGTGATGACAAGAGCTACCCTTACATCCTCCTCACCAAAGAGAAATTCCCGAGGGTGATCTTCACCCGCCAAGTCAAAAAGGGTGGAGGAAAGTACTTCGGCCCGTACACTTCATCGTACGCTGTTCGAGACACGATCAAGCTGCTTCACAAATCGTTCCCACTGATTCCCTGCGGGAAATCTTGGAGCGGGCGAGCTGAACAGCGGCCTTGCCTCTACTATCACATGGGGCAATGCCTCGCACCGTGCGCCGGAATGGCGGACCCAGCAGAGTATGCCGTGGTCGTCGGCAAGGTGCAGGATTTCCTCCAAGGCAAAGACGAAGGAATTCTGGACAACCTGCAGGAAGAAATGTCTGCGGCGGCCGAAGAACTGGATTTTGAGCGGGCGGCCCAACTACGGGACCAGATCACCGCGCTTAGTCGAATCCAAGAACGTCAGCGTGTCCTCAGCACCGACGAAGAAGATCGGGATGTCGTGGCGGTGGTCAAAGATGATCGTGGTGCCGCGGTACAAATGCTCTACATCCGGCACGGAAAGCTCGTCGGGCAACGTCAGTTCATGCTGGATGGCGCAGCCGAGGCTAACCCGGTCGAGGCCGTGCAAGAGTTCGTTAAACAATATTATTCCGACGCCGCCGAAGTACCGCGGGAAATCCTTTTGCCAGTGGAAATCGAAGAGCGCAACATCGTGCAGCAATGGCTCCGGCAAAAGCGTGGCGCGGCAGTGAGCATCGACGTGCCACGCACGGGTGAGAAGGCTCGTTTGGTCGATCTCGCCGCCCAAAACGCCGAACAAGCACTTGAAGCATTCAAGCGGGAAATCGACGCCAAAGAAGCTTGGGCCGAAGAAGCGATGCAGCAGTTATACGAATCGATCGGCCTGCCAGAGCTGCCAATGCGGATCGAAGGTTACGACATCTCCAACATTCAAGGCACTGCGCCGGTGGGGTCGATGGTGGTGGTCGAAAATGGTCAAGCAATGCCAAGCGAATATCGGCGGTTCAAAGTGCGTTTTCACCCCGAAAGCCCCAACGACTTCGCGATGATGCACGAAGTGATCACCAGGCGTTTGCGCGCCTATCTGGATGGCGATCCCAAGTTCAGCAAGCTCCCCGAACTCATCATGATTGACGGGGGCCGAGGTCAGCTGGCGGCGGCTCTCAAGGCGCGAGATCAGCTTAACCTCAGCGTTCCGATGGTTGGGCTCGCGAAAAAGCAAGAGCTCATCGTGGTGCCAACCAAAGTCAAGGATGTCGAACTCTCGCCACAAGAAAAGCTCCGTCGCGGCAGTTATGTCTATGACGAAGGGCAAGAGGCAGGCTACGCATACAACGACCTTGAACTGCCGATGATGTCGCCCGGGCTGCTGATGTTACGAAAGCTGAGAGATGAGGCCCACCGTTTCGCGCTTTCGTTCCATCGCAAGTTGAGAGAAAAGCGTGCTCATGGGAGCGTGCTGGACGAGATTCCAGGGATCGGACCGAGAAGGAGGCGATTGCTTTTGCGAACCTTTGGGTCATCAGAAGCGATCCGGCGCGCGACTGTCGAAGAGATCGCCGCCGTGCCCACGATCACCTTAGTGCTCGCAAAGAAGATCCACGATTTTCTGAACGAGCCTTAG
- a CDS encoding sigma-70 family RNA polymerase sigma factor — protein MKETRRRAYSMALQLTRNPNDAEDLVQETYVKAWRRYDTYVDGRPFLNWLLRIMQRAYLDNRRRDNPIRKAESLNQAFVAPDGSPQEVNIPDGKIDLQKDLESLDFAGEVHDALTELPEIYRDAIYLCDIEQLSYHEIAEAQSTTIGTVRSRIHRGRRLLKEVILRRGRLNHLEF, from the coding sequence ATGAAAGAAACTCGTCGCCGAGCCTACTCAATGGCACTCCAATTGACTCGAAATCCGAACGATGCCGAAGATTTGGTACAAGAAACCTACGTCAAGGCATGGCGCCGATACGACACTTATGTCGATGGCCGACCGTTTTTGAACTGGCTGTTGCGCATCATGCAGCGCGCCTACCTTGATAATCGTCGGCGCGATAACCCGATCCGGAAGGCAGAGAGCTTAAATCAGGCGTTTGTTGCTCCAGACGGTTCGCCGCAAGAAGTCAATATTCCTGACGGCAAGATTGACCTGCAGAAGGATCTGGAATCGCTGGATTTCGCGGGCGAAGTTCACGATGCCCTGACCGAGCTCCCCGAGATTTATCGAGACGCGATTTACCTTTGCGATATCGAGCAGTTGAGCTATCACGAGATTGCCGAGGCGCAGAGCACGACGATTGGCACTGTTCGAAGCCGAATTCACCGTGGTCGCCGGTTGCTCAAAGAAGTCATTCTTCGACGAGGCCGGTTAAATCACCTGGAATTCTAA
- a CDS encoding putative motility protein: MNVSNSQNIAATLKALDVDAAKEATTTRLQVSMLKKMLETQKEQAAQLTQLVEGKGQIIDIRA; the protein is encoded by the coding sequence ATGAACGTATCGAATAGCCAGAATATCGCCGCGACGCTTAAGGCGTTGGATGTGGACGCCGCTAAGGAAGCGACGACCACGCGATTGCAGGTCTCCATGCTCAAGAAAATGCTCGAAACCCAGAAAGAGCAAGCTGCCCAGTTGACCCAACTTGTTGAAGGCAAGGGGCAAATCATTGACATTCGGGCCTAA
- the coaD gene encoding pantetheine-phosphate adenylyltransferase, whose product MRVAVYPGSFDPPTLGHLDIIERGERLFDRLIVGIGVNSNKRMFLEYEERKRALEACLEGRPKVEVQIFQGLLVDFCRENGANAIIRGLRAISDFDYEFQISTANRKLAPEIETVMFMTKWDYSFISSSVVREVARLGGEYQQFVPGKVSEIIEAKLRS is encoded by the coding sequence ATGCGCGTAGCCGTCTACCCTGGCTCGTTTGACCCGCCCACACTTGGTCACCTCGACATCATAGAGCGAGGCGAAAGATTGTTTGATCGACTAATCGTCGGAATCGGCGTCAACTCAAACAAGCGGATGTTCTTGGAATATGAGGAGCGCAAACGTGCGCTCGAAGCCTGCCTAGAGGGTCGGCCCAAAGTCGAAGTGCAGATTTTTCAAGGGTTGTTGGTGGACTTTTGCCGAGAGAACGGGGCCAACGCGATTATTCGAGGTTTGCGCGCAATCTCGGACTTCGACTACGAGTTCCAAATCTCCACCGCGAATCGAAAGCTCGCGCCAGAAATCGAAACGGTGATGTTCATGACTAAGTGGGATTACTCGTTTATCTCCTCTAGCGTAGTTCGAGAAGTCGCTCGTCTTGGTGGCGAATACCAGCAATTTGTACCGGGAAAAGTGTCGGAAATCATCGAAGCCAAGTTAAGGTCCTAG